From Streptomyces cyaneogriseus subsp. noncyanogenus, the proteins below share one genomic window:
- a CDS encoding STAS domain-containing protein: MHIRGDHAELVVGGRLDVRSAADARTVLHSAVDDGAGDLVLDLSELDSWDATGLGVIMGAHRRAGRCGRRLVLRGVPPQMQRLLVATRLHRILAIEGGIGVETLPRV; encoded by the coding sequence ATGCACATCAGGGGCGACCACGCCGAGCTGGTCGTCGGGGGCCGCCTCGACGTCCGCAGCGCGGCGGACGCCCGTACGGTCCTGCACTCGGCCGTCGACGACGGAGCCGGCGATCTGGTGCTCGACCTGTCCGAGCTGGACTCCTGGGACGCCACGGGACTCGGCGTGATCATGGGGGCCCACCGGCGGGCCGGCCGCTGCGGCCGGCGGCTGGTGCTGCGCGGCGTACCGCCGCAGATGCAGCGCCTGCTGGTGGCCACCCGGCTGCACCGCATCCTGGCCATCGAGGGCGGCATCGGAGTGGAGACCCTGCCCCGGGTGTGA
- a CDS encoding TetR/AcrR family transcriptional regulator has product MAEGLRERKKRQTRQYISDVATGLFLARGFDAVTVAEVAEAANVSVNTVYNYFPAKEDLFLDRSKGVIDRLSRWVRGRGEGESAARAVLRELREEVESVSPRMGLMDGYESFMRVIQDSPALRSRMWAIGQEVLLNLEGTLREETGAGADDPMPALMAGQINWLHSTLLATIGQRMIEGGRPVEVSREALVLLDEMEGLLSDKVLNYAVRGAP; this is encoded by the coding sequence ATGGCCGAGGGACTCAGGGAACGGAAGAAGCGGCAGACCAGGCAGTACATCTCGGATGTCGCCACGGGTCTGTTCCTGGCGCGCGGCTTCGACGCCGTCACCGTGGCGGAGGTCGCGGAGGCCGCGAACGTCTCCGTGAACACGGTCTACAACTACTTCCCGGCCAAGGAGGACCTCTTCCTCGACCGCTCCAAGGGTGTGATCGACCGGCTCTCGCGCTGGGTGCGCGGCCGGGGTGAGGGCGAGTCCGCCGCCCGGGCGGTCCTGCGCGAGCTGCGCGAGGAGGTCGAGTCGGTCTCGCCCCGGATGGGCCTGATGGACGGGTACGAGTCGTTCATGAGGGTCATTCAGGACTCGCCCGCGCTGCGCTCCCGCATGTGGGCGATCGGCCAGGAGGTCCTGCTGAACCTGGAGGGCACCCTGAGGGAGGAGACCGGCGCCGGCGCCGACGACCCGATGCCCGCCCTGATGGCCGGTCAGATCAACTGGCTGCACTCGACCCTGCTGGCCACCATCGGACAGCGCATGATCGAGGGCGGCAGGCCCGTCGAGGTCTCCCGCGAGGCGCTCGTGCTCCTCGACGAGATGGAGGGGCTGCTGAGCGACAAGGTGCTCAACTACGCCGTCCGGGGCGCGCCGTGA
- a CDS encoding 3-hydroxyacyl-CoA dehydrogenase family protein → MARKLAVIGAGLMGSGIAQVSAQAGWDVVLRDVTDAALTRGTDGIKASFEKFVAKGKLAAGDAEAALARITPTTDLDAAADADVVVEAVFEKLDVKHEIFRALDKLVKDEAILASNTSAIPITKIAAVTERPERVVGTHFFSPVPMMQLCELVRGYKTSDETLAIAREFAESVGKTCIVVNRDVAGFVTTRLICALVMEAAKLYESGVATAEDIDLACKLGFGHAMGPLATADLTGVDILLHATSNIYTESQDEKFAAPELMRRMVDAGDIGRKSGQGFYTH, encoded by the coding sequence GTGGCACGGAAGCTCGCCGTCATCGGAGCCGGCCTCATGGGGTCCGGCATCGCCCAGGTCTCCGCGCAGGCCGGCTGGGACGTCGTCCTGCGCGACGTCACCGACGCGGCGCTCACCCGCGGCACCGACGGGATCAAGGCGTCGTTCGAGAAGTTCGTCGCCAAGGGCAAGCTGGCGGCCGGGGACGCCGAGGCGGCCCTCGCCCGCATCACCCCCACCACCGACCTCGACGCCGCCGCCGACGCGGACGTCGTCGTCGAGGCCGTCTTCGAGAAGCTGGACGTCAAGCACGAGATCTTCCGCGCGCTCGACAAGCTGGTGAAGGACGAGGCGATCCTCGCCTCCAACACCTCCGCCATCCCGATCACCAAGATCGCGGCCGTGACGGAGCGGCCCGAACGGGTCGTCGGTACCCACTTCTTCTCGCCGGTGCCCATGATGCAGCTCTGCGAGCTGGTGCGGGGCTACAAGACCAGCGACGAAACGCTCGCCATCGCCCGCGAGTTCGCCGAGTCCGTCGGCAAGACCTGCATCGTCGTCAACCGCGATGTGGCCGGCTTCGTGACGACCCGGCTGATCTGCGCCCTCGTCATGGAGGCCGCCAAGCTCTACGAGTCGGGCGTCGCCACCGCCGAGGACATCGACCTCGCCTGCAAGCTGGGCTTCGGCCACGCCATGGGACCGCTGGCCACCGCCGACCTGACGGGCGTGGACATCCTGCTGCACGCCACGAGCAACATCTACACCGAGTCCCAGGACGAGAAGTTCGCCGCCCCCGAGTTGATGCGCCGGATGGTGGACGCCGGTGACATCGGCCGCAAGAGCGGGCAGGGCTTCTACACACACTGA